Proteins encoded in a region of the Bradyrhizobium sp. CB3481 genome:
- a CDS encoding amino acid permease, whose protein sequence is MAASETGTWSGPLSGGGSTVSVLVAVAIVVADMVGVGVFTSLGFQVKDIPSGFSILLLWTVGGIVALCGVFSYGELGAMFPRSSGEYNFLGRAYHPAFGFVAGWVSATVGFAAPVALAAMAFGEYGKSVFPDAPPLALAVGVVWLVSLVQLAGIRHSSTFQLVATVLKVVLIVAFLACGFVIGTAQPTSFAPQAADFTHIVSAPFAISLVFVMYSFSGWNAATYIIGEVRLPERNVPRAMLIGTLIVLVLYVALNAVFLHTAPIDRLAGQLDVARISGSYIFGEFGGRIVGAMICFGLISSISAMMWIGPRVMMTMGEDIPVLRLFARRSTGGAPAYAILFQLTVASLMLFTRSFEAVLEFIQFSLLFCSFFTVLGVIKLRITHPDLPRPYRAWGYPVTPLVFLLVTGFMMYYLLKEQPLRSFLGLLIMSSGLLIYAVFRKRTDQVAAAALGSE, encoded by the coding sequence ATGGCGGCATCAGAAACGGGGACTTGGTCCGGCCCGCTCTCCGGAGGCGGCTCCACGGTTTCAGTGCTGGTGGCGGTTGCCATTGTCGTTGCCGACATGGTCGGTGTCGGCGTCTTCACCAGCCTCGGTTTTCAGGTCAAGGACATCCCGTCGGGCTTCTCGATCCTGCTGCTGTGGACCGTCGGCGGCATCGTCGCGTTATGCGGGGTGTTTTCCTATGGCGAGCTCGGCGCGATGTTTCCGCGCTCGAGCGGCGAGTACAATTTTCTCGGCCGGGCCTATCATCCGGCCTTCGGTTTTGTGGCGGGGTGGGTCTCGGCGACCGTCGGCTTCGCAGCACCGGTCGCGCTCGCTGCCATGGCATTCGGCGAGTACGGCAAGTCGGTATTTCCGGATGCGCCGCCGCTGGCGCTTGCGGTCGGCGTGGTCTGGCTGGTGTCGCTCGTGCAACTGGCCGGCATCAGGCATTCCTCGACCTTTCAGCTGGTCGCTACCGTCCTGAAGGTGGTGCTGATCGTGGCTTTCCTGGCCTGCGGCTTCGTGATCGGCACGGCGCAGCCGACCTCGTTTGCGCCGCAGGCCGCCGACTTCACCCACATCGTCAGCGCCCCGTTCGCGATCAGCCTCGTTTTCGTAATGTATTCCTTCTCGGGGTGGAATGCGGCGACCTACATCATCGGCGAGGTGAGACTGCCCGAGCGCAACGTGCCGCGGGCGATGCTGATCGGCACGCTGATCGTGCTCGTGCTGTACGTCGCGCTCAACGCAGTGTTCCTGCATACCGCGCCGATCGACAGGCTTGCGGGCCAGCTCGACGTTGCCCGCATTTCCGGCAGCTACATTTTCGGCGAGTTCGGCGGGCGCATCGTCGGCGCGATGATCTGCTTCGGGCTGATCTCCTCGATCAGCGCGATGATGTGGATCGGGCCGCGCGTCATGATGACGATGGGCGAGGATATTCCGGTGCTGCGCCTGTTCGCCCGGAGGTCGACCGGCGGCGCGCCGGCCTATGCGATTCTTTTCCAACTGACGGTCGCGAGCCTGATGCTGTTCACGCGGAGTTTTGAGGCGGTGCTCGAATTCATTCAGTTCTCGCTGCTGTTCTGCTCGTTCTTCACCGTGCTCGGCGTCATCAAGCTGCGCATCACGCATCCTGATCTGCCACGGCCCTACCGCGCCTGGGGCTACCCGGTGACGCCGCTGGTTTTCCTGCTCGTGACCGGCTTCATGATGTACTATCTCTTGAAGGAACAGCCGCTGCGCTCATTCCTCGGTCTTCTGATCATGTCGTCGGGTCTGTTAATTTACGCCGTCTTCCGCAAGCGGACAGATCAGGTCGCGGCAGCCGCCTTGGGCAGCGAATGA
- a CDS encoding GntR family transcriptional regulator — translation MNNLDERLPRYQRLRDDLAARINRNEWRPGEPIPSEAELAAHYGVAIGTVRKAIDQLVSDTVLERQQGRGTFVRRARFNSSLFRFFRFQSESGERRVPQSRILHRKCVPATSAVASALRLPVGEQVINLSRLRLIDDVPLLAEEIWLQKSRFAPVLDIDPSEFGDLLYPLYEDRCGQVVVSAEEILTVETANEMQARLLRLEADAPLIVIERLALDLERRPIEWRRSRGPADRFRYHVEIR, via the coding sequence ATGAATAACCTCGACGAGCGCCTTCCGCGCTATCAGCGCTTGCGCGACGACCTCGCCGCGCGGATCAACCGCAATGAATGGCGGCCGGGCGAGCCGATACCGTCTGAGGCCGAGCTTGCCGCGCACTATGGCGTTGCAATCGGCACCGTCCGCAAGGCGATCGATCAACTCGTCAGCGACACTGTGCTGGAGCGACAGCAGGGCCGTGGCACCTTTGTCCGCCGGGCGCGCTTTAATTCGTCGCTATTTCGATTCTTTCGCTTTCAGTCCGAAAGCGGTGAGCGACGTGTGCCGCAAAGCCGGATTCTGCATCGGAAGTGCGTGCCGGCGACGAGCGCGGTCGCCTCCGCTCTGCGCCTTCCCGTCGGAGAGCAAGTGATCAACCTGTCGCGCCTGCGGTTGATCGACGACGTTCCGCTGCTTGCCGAGGAGATTTGGCTGCAGAAATCGCGCTTCGCGCCGGTCCTCGATATCGACCCGTCCGAGTTCGGTGACCTGCTTTATCCGCTCTACGAGGACCGCTGCGGCCAGGTCGTGGTGTCGGCGGAGGAAATCCTCACCGTCGAGACCGCCAACGAGATGCAGGCTCGTCTGCTGAGGCTCGAGGCCGATGCACCGCTCATCGTTATCGAACGCCTCGCGCTCGATTTGGAGCGGCGACCTATCGAATGGCGGCGGTCGCGCGGACCGGCGGACCGCTTCCGCTATCACGTCGAGATCCGCTGA
- a CDS encoding MFS transporter: MTNWYSESSPLERRTFWASFGGWALDALDVQMFSLAIPALIAAFGISKADAGLLGSVTLFFGAFGGWLGGALGDRFGRVKALQITIATFALATFACAFATSYTQLLVLKAIQGLGFGAEWACGAVLMAEIIRPENRGKALGTVQSAWAVGWGAAVLLSALVFTYAPAEFAWRILFALGLLPALLIIFVRRGLKEPQRFGSSEAKAPFLKTVSGIFHRDVLRATLIGGLFGTGAHGGYAALTTFLPTYLREVRQLSVLGSSGYLAVIIVAFFCGCVTSGIISDRIGRRANVALFATACIVTVLVYIFAPLTNSQMLVLGFPLGFFSAGIPASMAALFSELYPAGVRGTGVGFCYNFGRIISAAFPFLVGFLGERIGLGPAIGIDAALAYSLVLIAVLMLPETRGKVFEQATAVTRA, translated from the coding sequence ATGACAAACTGGTACAGCGAAAGCTCGCCGCTGGAGCGGCGCACGTTTTGGGCAAGCTTTGGCGGATGGGCGCTGGATGCGCTCGACGTACAGATGTTCAGCCTGGCGATTCCTGCGCTGATCGCGGCATTCGGCATCAGTAAGGCCGATGCCGGGCTGCTCGGCTCCGTCACGCTATTCTTCGGTGCGTTCGGTGGCTGGCTCGGTGGCGCGCTTGGCGATCGTTTCGGGCGCGTCAAGGCGCTCCAGATCACCATTGCGACCTTTGCACTGGCGACCTTCGCCTGCGCGTTTGCGACGAGCTACACGCAACTCCTGGTGCTGAAGGCGATCCAGGGGCTTGGGTTCGGCGCGGAATGGGCCTGCGGCGCAGTCTTGATGGCCGAGATCATCCGCCCCGAAAACCGCGGCAAAGCGCTAGGCACCGTGCAAAGTGCCTGGGCTGTGGGATGGGGCGCGGCGGTCCTTCTATCCGCGCTGGTGTTCACCTATGCGCCGGCCGAGTTCGCCTGGCGTATTCTGTTCGCATTGGGGCTGTTGCCGGCGCTGCTCATCATCTTCGTCCGACGCGGCCTCAAGGAGCCGCAACGCTTTGGTTCGAGCGAAGCCAAAGCGCCATTCCTTAAAACGGTCTCCGGCATCTTTCACCGCGACGTGCTGCGTGCAACGCTGATCGGCGGATTGTTCGGCACCGGTGCCCATGGCGGATATGCCGCGCTGACGACGTTCCTGCCAACCTATTTGCGCGAGGTGCGGCAATTGTCGGTGCTCGGCTCCAGCGGTTATCTCGCCGTCATCATCGTCGCTTTCTTCTGCGGCTGCGTAACGAGCGGGATCATCAGCGACCGCATCGGCCGGCGCGCCAATGTCGCGCTCTTTGCCACGGCCTGCATCGTCACGGTGTTGGTCTACATCTTCGCACCGCTGACCAACTCCCAGATGCTGGTACTTGGTTTCCCCTTGGGCTTCTTCTCCGCAGGCATCCCCGCCAGCATGGCCGCGCTGTTCAGCGAGCTCTATCCGGCGGGTGTGCGGGGCACGGGTGTAGGTTTCTGCTACAATTTCGGCCGCATCATCTCGGCGGCGTTTCCATTCCTGGTTGGCTTCCTCGGCGAACGCATCGGGCTCGGACCGGCGATCGGCATCGATGCTGCGCTCGCCTATTCGCTGGTGCTGATCGCCGTGCTGATGTTGCCGGAAACCCGCGGCAAGGTCTTCGAGCAGGCCACCGCTGTGACGCGCGCCTAA
- a CDS encoding amidohydrolase family protein — MTLATIDTHAHVFHRRLRLAPARRYAPDYDAPLHLYLQELDRNGISNGVLVQPSFLGTDNSYLVESLREAGGRLRGIAVVDPATSNEELRALDRVGVVGVRLNLVGKRLPDLVAPEWRAFLKSVKTMGWQVEVQSNASDLAMLAPQLLDEGVAVVLDHYGLPDPKLGVADPGFQSILKLGASRRVWVKISAPYRHGEAGENLARKAYPLLREAYGVDRLLWGSDWPHTQFEATQNYAKNLRFLDNLVSDAGERAELLVASRGLFRFQHGIGGASSKRRNPC; from the coding sequence ATGACATTGGCTACGATCGACACGCATGCGCATGTCTTTCATCGCCGCCTGAGGCTTGCGCCGGCACGCCGGTACGCGCCGGACTACGACGCTCCACTGCATCTGTATTTGCAAGAACTCGACCGCAACGGCATCAGCAATGGGGTGCTGGTGCAGCCGAGTTTCCTTGGGACGGATAACTCCTATCTCGTCGAAAGCCTCAGGGAGGCCGGTGGTCGACTGCGCGGTATTGCGGTCGTCGATCCCGCGACTTCCAACGAGGAGCTTCGCGCGCTCGACCGCGTAGGCGTCGTGGGCGTGCGCCTCAATCTGGTTGGAAAGCGGTTGCCCGATCTCGTCGCGCCGGAATGGAGGGCATTTCTGAAGTCGGTCAAGACGATGGGCTGGCAGGTCGAGGTTCAGAGCAATGCGTCCGATCTGGCCATGTTGGCGCCGCAGCTACTAGATGAAGGAGTTGCTGTTGTGCTCGATCATTATGGGTTGCCAGACCCCAAGCTCGGCGTTGCCGATCCGGGCTTTCAATCGATATTGAAGCTCGGTGCATCGAGACGCGTCTGGGTCAAGATCTCCGCTCCGTACCGGCACGGAGAGGCGGGCGAGAATCTCGCCAGAAAAGCCTATCCGCTGCTGCGCGAAGCTTACGGGGTCGATCGCTTGCTCTGGGGCAGCGACTGGCCACACACGCAGTTCGAGGCCACACAGAACTATGCAAAGAACCTTCGCTTCCTGGACAATCTCGTGAGCGATGCCGGCGAACGCGCCGAACTGCTGGTTGCTTCGAGGGGCTTGTTCCGCTTTCAGCACGGAATTGGGGGCGCCTCGTCCAAGCGGCGGAATCCATGCTGA
- the yidD gene encoding membrane protein insertion efficiency factor YidD, protein MDCANTVRRLPRNAGRALIWIYRHTLSLLVGYNCRHLPTCSVYGDEAIERFGLWAGGWMTLARLLRCHPWGTSGIDNVPLTTPPGARWYLPWRYGRWRGVNAS, encoded by the coding sequence ATGGATTGTGCCAACACAGTCCGTCGGCTGCCGCGAAATGCAGGCCGCGCGTTGATCTGGATCTATCGCCACACGCTGTCGCTGCTGGTCGGCTACAACTGCCGGCATCTGCCGACATGCTCTGTGTATGGTGATGAAGCGATCGAGCGCTTCGGCCTGTGGGCCGGCGGTTGGATGACGCTGGCGCGCCTGTTGCGCTGCCACCCCTGGGGCACATCCGGCATCGACAACGTGCCGCTGACGACACCGCCGGGTGCGCGATGGTATCTGCCGTGGCGCTACGGACGCTGGCGCGGCGTCAACGCTTCGTGA
- a CDS encoding iron-sulfur cluster assembly scaffold protein, with protein MLNDIYNKRIIELAGNIPRLGRLSDPHASATAHSKLCGSTVKIDLKMDGPVVSDFAHDVKACALGQASSSIMARHVVGSTAEELRDLRETVRKMLKENGSPPQGKWADIALLEPVRDYKARHASTMLTFDAVVDAIGQIEARTKQTAQA; from the coding sequence ATGCTGAATGACATCTACAACAAGCGGATCATCGAACTGGCGGGCAATATTCCCCGCCTCGGCCGCCTTTCTGACCCCCACGCCAGCGCCACCGCCCATTCCAAGCTGTGCGGCTCGACCGTCAAGATCGATCTCAAGATGGATGGCCCCGTGGTCTCCGACTTCGCGCATGACGTGAAGGCCTGCGCGCTCGGCCAGGCCTCCTCCTCGATCATGGCACGCCACGTGGTCGGCTCGACGGCTGAGGAGTTACGTGACCTGCGAGAAACTGTCCGCAAGATGCTGAAGGAAAACGGCAGTCCGCCGCAGGGCAAATGGGCCGACATCGCCCTGCTTGAGCCGGTGCGCGACTACAAGGCCCGCCATGCCTCGACCATGCTGACCTTCGACGCCGTGGTCGACGCCATCGGCCAGATCGAAGCCAGGACCAAGCAGACAGCGCAGGCGTAG
- the folE gene encoding GTP cyclohydrolase I FolE, with amino-acid sequence MDALIKTLRPGKPSDAKPSDVKSPDVAPDTRPTELDPAEFLAAAVRADLPRPSRAEAEHAVQTLLSYIGENPSREGLLDTPRRVVEAFDELYQGYHQCPAEVLDRTFGETAGYDDFVLVRDIEFTSQCEHHMMPFYGKAHIAYTPVERVVGLSKLARLTDIFARRLQTQEHLTAQIAAAIDEVLKPRGVAVLIEAEHTCMSVRGVAKHGAMTFTSRFTGMFRDNPAEQQRFLSLVRGPNR; translated from the coding sequence ATGGACGCATTGATCAAAACCCTCCGCCCCGGCAAGCCGTCTGACGCTAAGCCTTCCGACGTCAAATCGCCCGATGTAGCCCCGGATACCCGTCCCACCGAGCTCGATCCCGCCGAGTTCCTGGCCGCCGCCGTCCGCGCCGACCTGCCGCGCCCCTCGCGCGCGGAGGCCGAGCACGCCGTGCAGACGCTGCTGAGCTATATCGGCGAGAACCCCTCGCGCGAGGGCCTTCTGGATACGCCGCGCCGTGTGGTCGAAGCGTTCGACGAGCTCTATCAGGGCTACCATCAGTGCCCGGCCGAGGTGCTGGATCGCACGTTTGGCGAGACGGCCGGCTACGACGATTTCGTCCTGGTTCGCGACATCGAATTCACCTCGCAATGCGAGCACCACATGATGCCGTTCTACGGCAAGGCGCATATCGCCTATACGCCGGTGGAGCGGGTGGTGGGATTGTCCAAGCTGGCCCGGCTCACCGATATCTTCGCCCGCCGCCTGCAGACCCAGGAGCACCTGACCGCGCAGATCGCGGCCGCGATCGACGAGGTCCTGAAGCCGCGCGGCGTTGCCGTGCTGATCGAGGCGGAGCATACCTGCATGTCGGTGCGCGGCGTCGCCAAGCATGGCGCGATGACGTTCACCAGCCGCTTCACCGGCATGTTCCGCGACAATCCGGCGGAGCAGCAGCGTTTCCTGTCCCTGGTGCGAGGCCCCAACCGGTAA
- the hisI gene encoding phosphoribosyl-AMP cyclohydrolase produces MSPSADANEREEGLTFQPKFDASGLVTCVATDAATGDVLMVAHMNEEALRKTIASGDAWYFSRSRNALWRKGETSGQTQRVVEMRMDCDQDAIWIRVEQQGAACHTGRHSCFYRKVEAIDGDTRLSFVDAERQFDPEKVYPR; encoded by the coding sequence GTGTCCCCATCCGCAGATGCCAATGAGCGCGAAGAGGGGCTGACTTTTCAGCCCAAATTCGACGCGTCCGGCCTCGTGACCTGCGTCGCGACCGATGCCGCGACCGGCGACGTGCTGATGGTCGCGCACATGAACGAGGAAGCGCTGCGCAAGACCATCGCGAGCGGCGACGCCTGGTACTTCAGCCGTTCGCGCAATGCGTTGTGGCGAAAAGGTGAGACGTCCGGTCAGACCCAGCGCGTGGTCGAGATGCGGATGGATTGCGATCAGGACGCGATCTGGATCCGCGTCGAGCAGCAGGGCGCCGCGTGTCACACCGGCCGGCATTCATGTTTCTATCGCAAGGTCGAGGCGATCGACGGTGACACACGCTTGTCGTTTGTTGACGCCGAGCGGCAGTTCGATCCGGAGAAAGTCTATCCCAGATGA